In the Candidatus Limnocylindrales bacterium genome, one interval contains:
- the selB gene encoding selenocysteine-specific translation elongation factor: MKHIIIGTAGHIDHGKTALVKALTGIDTDRLKEEKERGITIDLGFAFLRLSPEIELGIIDVPGHEKFVKNMLAGVGGIDLALFVIAADEGVMPQTEEHLAICQLLQIQQGIVALTKSDLVDEEWLELVIEDVKNFIKGSFLEKAPIVPVSSKTGVGIDHLKGELEKLALQVQPRNAAGIFRLPIDRVFTVKGFGTVVTGTLVSGVVQIEDTLEVLPKKLKARVRGIQTYNQSVQKAWAGQRTALNLHGLEKANLERGDVLIEPDLVEATYMLDVHLQLLAKADKPLKNRTRVRFHVGTSEIMARIVLLDREELEPGQETFAQIHLEAPGVVLAGDRYVIRSYSPVITIGGGEILNPHPQKHKRFAPQPLKDLRILREGSLDQVIEVYARWNRWKPVNVQTLLGQITASKQNIRSELEKLSEQGKLVLMDPEARIFIHRDTYEELKGMVQTYLKDFHAKYPLKLGMSKEELRSKLPEELPIQIFNKVLEEQTEAGILTVDKKIVRLSTHHIQLSLEQEQIRRKLEEIYLSGGFQPPNYEEVLEKIGGNRELVEEIFQFLLEVGTLVRVREPIFYHRSKLEEIKSTVVQFLKDKGSIEVGILKDLLGISRKYAIPLLEYFDSLGLTIRTGDTRVLREL, from the coding sequence ATGAAGCATATCATTATAGGAACCGCCGGGCATATCGATCATGGCAAAACAGCCCTTGTCAAAGCCTTAACAGGTATTGATACCGATCGACTTAAGGAGGAAAAAGAACGTGGAATTACCATTGATTTAGGATTTGCTTTTCTTCGCCTCTCCCCGGAAATCGAATTGGGAATCATAGATGTCCCGGGTCACGAGAAGTTTGTAAAAAATATGCTGGCCGGGGTGGGTGGGATTGATCTGGCCCTTTTCGTCATTGCAGCCGACGAAGGGGTTATGCCTCAAACGGAGGAACATCTTGCCATTTGTCAACTCCTTCAGATCCAGCAGGGGATAGTGGCTTTGACAAAGTCCGATCTGGTCGATGAAGAATGGCTGGAACTGGTGATAGAAGATGTAAAAAATTTTATAAAGGGCTCCTTTCTAGAAAAGGCCCCCATTGTTCCCGTTTCTTCCAAAACAGGGGTCGGCATCGATCATCTCAAGGGGGAATTAGAAAAACTGGCCCTTCAAGTCCAACCTCGAAATGCTGCAGGTATTTTTCGTCTTCCCATTGATCGGGTTTTTACCGTTAAAGGATTCGGTACCGTCGTGACGGGTACCTTAGTTTCAGGGGTCGTTCAGATCGAGGATACCCTGGAGGTTTTACCCAAGAAGTTAAAAGCCCGGGTTCGGGGAATCCAAACCTATAACCAGAGTGTTCAAAAAGCCTGGGCCGGGCAACGTACCGCCCTGAATTTGCATGGGCTTGAAAAAGCAAACCTGGAACGCGGAGACGTATTAATAGAACCCGACTTGGTTGAAGCTACTTATATGCTGGATGTCCACCTCCAGCTCCTGGCAAAAGCCGATAAACCCCTTAAAAATAGGACACGGGTTCGGTTCCATGTAGGAACCAGTGAGATCATGGCCCGGATCGTTCTCCTGGATCGCGAAGAATTGGAGCCGGGTCAGGAAACATTTGCACAAATTCATCTGGAAGCACCTGGAGTTGTTTTGGCCGGGGATCGTTATGTAATCCGGAGTTACTCTCCGGTTATCACCATAGGTGGAGGAGAGATCCTCAATCCTCATCCCCAAAAGCACAAACGGTTTGCCCCGCAACCCTTGAAAGATCTCAGGATACTCAGAGAAGGGTCTCTGGATCAGGTGATAGAAGTTTATGCCCGGTGGAATCGATGGAAGCCCGTTAACGTGCAAACCCTGTTAGGTCAAATAACCGCCTCAAAGCAAAATATCCGGTCTGAGTTGGAAAAGCTATCGGAACAGGGAAAACTGGTTCTCATGGACCCGGAAGCTCGAATTTTTATTCATCGAGATACCTATGAAGAATTGAAAGGAATGGTCCAGACCTACTTGAAAGATTTTCATGCTAAATATCCCCTAAAATTGGGAATGTCCAAGGAGGAACTCCGAAGCAAGCTTCCGGAAGAGCTACCTATTCAGATTTTCAATAAAGTTTTAGAAGAACAAACAGAAGCCGGGATCTTGACCGTGGATAAAAAAATAGTTCGATTAAGTACCCACCATATCCAATTATCCCTTGAGCAGGAGCAAATCCGGCGCAAACTTGAAGAGATTTATTTATCAGGAGGATTTCAACCTCCCAACTATGAAGAGGTTTTAGAAAAAATCGGTGGAAATAGGGAACTTGTCGAAGAGATCTTTCAATTTCTCCTGGAAGTCGGAACCCTTGTTCGGGTTCGAGAACCCATCTTTTATCATCGAAGTAAGCTGGAAGAGATTAAATCCACCGTAGTCCAATTCCTAAAGGACAAAGGGAGTATAGAGGTAGGAATCTTAAAAGATCTCCTGGGGATCAGTCGAAAGTATGCCATCCCCTTGTTGGAATACTTTGATTCGCTGGGTTTAACGATCCGAACGGGAGATACCAGGGTCCTGAGGGAGTTATAG